In Aegilops tauschii subsp. strangulata cultivar AL8/78 chromosome 3, Aet v6.0, whole genome shotgun sequence, one genomic interval encodes:
- the LOC109738513 gene encoding peptidyl-prolyl cis-trans isomerase CYP23: MEEKRKMAGLFWHIAAALLFLVTAASTAGASTYYASDPNLGSARVVFQLNHGDIEFGFFPHVAPKTVEHIFKLVQLGCYNTNHFFRVDKGFVAQVADVMGGRKAPMNKEQEQQAEKSIVGEFSTVKHVRGILSMGRYSDPDTASSSFSILLGDAPHLDGQYAVFGRVTKGDDTLRKLERLPTHKEGIFVMPIERIEILSTYYYDIDAESCEAEKSILKRRLSESASEVERWRRKCFA; encoded by the exons ATGGAGGAGAAAAGAAAAATGGCGGGTTTGTTCTGGCACATCGCCGCCGCTCTGCTTTTCCTCGTCACGGCCGCTTCGACTGCCGGCGCTTCCACTTATTACGCCTCGGATCCCAACCTCGGATCCGCCCGCGtcgtcttccag TTAAATCATGGTGACATTGAATTCGGCTTCTTTCCTCATGTTGCACCTAAGACAGTTGAACACATTTTTAAACTTGTGCAGCTTGGATGCTATAATACAAATCACTTCTTCCGG GTTGACAAGGGTTTCGTTGCGCAAGTTGCCGATGTCATGGGAGGTAGAAAAGCCCCTATGAATAAAGAGCAGGAACAACAGGCAGAGAAATCAATTGTTGGTGAATTTAGTACTGTCAAGCATGTCAGAGGAATTCTCTCAATGGGAAG GTATTCTGATCCAGACACTGCCTCCTCTTCCTTTTCTATCCTCCTTGGTGATGCTCCCCACCTTGATGGCCAG TATGCTGTATTTGGGAGGGTGACTAAGGGTGACGATACATTAAGAAAACTAGAGCGCCTGCCAACCCATAAAGAAGGCATTTTTGTAATG CCAATTGAGCGCATTGAGATTCTGTCGACATACTATTATG ATATTGATGCAGAGAGTTGTGAAGCAGAGAAGTCTATTCTTAAGAGGAGACTTTCTGAATCAGCATCAGAAGTTGAGAGATGG